DNA sequence from the Thunnus albacares chromosome 22, fThuAlb1.1, whole genome shotgun sequence genome:
atggagccacACACCAAGATTTAAGGTTTGCCAATgaacacttttttaaaagtgagTTGCTGAAAAAGTTgatgaataaaactgaaactgcatCTAATCTTGCAGGTCATGATGGTTTAACAGTGAAGTGGAAATTCAAAAAGCCTTGTTGCTGCAGCTGGTTTGGTGAAGCACAAGTTTAGATTCAAACTCTGAGGATTCTCTGAATGTCTTGATTCTGTAGCTCcatatttttgtgacatttagtGTGTTATTTTACATGGTTACATAGTCATGACATAATGGTGATAATATTGTGTTATCTAGTTTGACAGTTAGTGACGATCCGGCTGTGGAGATTGAAACAAGACTATGAAACTTCTGTTAAAACTGCACACGCAGTCGAGAGAAGTCAACAGTTCTGCCTCAGTGATGTCACTCAACAATCTGTCTCTACAGTTAGCTGTCATTAGCCTCCACAAGCTATTTAACCTACTGCTGAGttaagctgcagcagcaaaacatgaTCATGGTGACTTGAACTTTACCTTTATGATTGAACAGTTTAAAAAGTTATCTGTTCAGCTGCTTTCAACAACATGAGGTCAGATTATaatcacacagcagacagagatTAAAGTCACAGCACAgcaatcatttaaaaatatgatttatttgtcAACTTGTCCCCACTTTATTCATCTAACAATGGtgttatttaaatcaaattttaaagAATGTAACATCTGACAAATGTCCTTGTAATAAAGTGCACAATAATGGAATAACATCCCCAAAATGAAtgtaggggagaacggggtaaacagagccaccccctttatctgggtaaccataaacaaaaagtaatcatatgaccacaaattaagaaagtatacTCAAGTATACTCAAGTGGTCAGCaaaccagagcaaaaaaaatgatttttgtcatgccaagtgaattcatcatgttactaaagttatcagtattgtatcttaattaaaaaaaagatatattttggacattattacatgttaatttaagtctgtgtcagctacaaaacaaggtcatgaACATAACTatggatctgagccactgtgtaaAACAGTTTTGTTAAAATGGAGGTTGTAAAAAATTGTGGGGTAAAACGTGtcagtgatgttggggcaagttgagccaatggctcaatttacccccaaaattattttctgatattctagagactagagacactgttttacaagtgttacaatgttgacgaataaatacctaattgttgactgatgttaagtttaagccacacacaaacatgctgcacatacagacaggtgacaaattaaaggaaaacccAACGTACTGCCAAaccatgtgctgccagaacagcttcaatacactttggcattgattctacaagtctctgaactcttctggagggatgaacaccattcattcagaagatatttcctcatttggtgttttgatgatggttgtggagagcgctgtctaacacatcagtgcaaaatctcccataggtgttcaattggtttgagatctggtgactgtcaAGGTCAttgcatatgattcacatcattaaacactcatcaaaccattcagtgacccctcagATGTGCttcaatttaatgttttttaagatttttagtCAGTGTCACACCAGCATGACACGAGGTAACACTAACTGATTTAAAGTGCTGGAGGTAGCTTAATCCTCATGATTTAACAAAATCTTATAttgtagaaataataataattgaaatgACAGAACAATATGAGAATATATAACTGCCCTGCTCAAAGGCATGTTGACAGTTGATGTTAAGGGAGCAGAGAGCGTTTTAACTTGAAATTAACTTTATAAGGAAAATTCAGCTCTGAACTCacacatgtcaaaatgtaatAACCTTCTCTGAGACATTGTTTTAACACTgtgacagacacaaaaacagtcattagGATTTATAACAGTCGAAAGAAATAAAATTTCTTGGTTGTAATGTTCAGGATCActtaacataaatacataaaaaaaaaacattcttccTCCAGTTATAGTTAAGTAAACTGGAGCTCAGATCACAGTAACGTCacaaaatgttgcaaaatgCAGCAAAATCTTCTTTTTACTACATATCACAGTCCTGTGTTGATATTTCTTGGAACTTTAAGTTAAATCTCAgagcagaaaatgtttcagtggAAGAATGTTGAAATATTACCGGATGAAAGAAAATCAGCATCAGGTGgctgtaaaataacaaaaaacatgatttattctGAAAAAGAATAATTTGAATAATTCATTCGTTTAAGTTGATAAGTCTTCTATTGACCTTTCTCAGTTGAAATAAATCATGTCTTTTGGTACTTTACAGCAGTTTGATGATTTTCCCTCCCAAGCTTGTTGCTAATAAGACTTTCTTCCATCGAGTGAgttcatatttaaacatatttaactCGTATTTCTCTGACAAGCAAGAAAGTCCCTGAAAAGACTgttcaacacaaaataaatctgataatCGTCCTCCTCCAGAGAAGGACATTAAGAACCAAAGGTTAAAGAAAAGGTTTATGAAGCATTGAAACCTTTCTCTTCTTATTCGTGGGTCTCTTTGAGGTCGCCTCTGGTTTCCCAACGACCAACAAGGTTAAAGTTGGAAATGATGGACGAGGTGTAAAGTTTAAAGTGCTGCCACAGATGTTCAGAGTTTTTCAATGCAAAGCGATCCTGCTGCTGATCATGTGGATTAAGAGTTCTGGCACAGTTCTTATCCAGGCTGTGGATCTAAGTCCATCGTTTTCAGGAAGGTTTAAGTCAGTTTTAAGTCAGGTGGTGCTTTTAAAATCACTTTGGGGATCAGCATTCCTCCAGCCAGGATCCATGTAGGAGCTTCAGGTGAGCTGTGGACAAAGAAAACTTGTATCTGCTGTAGAAACCCCCCTAATGCTGATCCAGTGAGTCCACATGTGTCCAGTTTAAATCCCCAGAAGGATCCAGGTGAGTTTAACGCTCTCATCTCCTTTAACACCAGCCAGTAAAGTACGTTGGAGCAAGTCAGCTAGACTGAAGGTGATTTGCTTTCAACGATGTCATATTGGATGCTGGAAGGaaaattaacagaattattagtCAACAGTCTCCAAAAGAGTCTGTAATGATTTACACTGCAATAAGCaacaatatgttttgtttatttctgactTACATTTGGTTTTTGACTcctttgtttaaataaatatccaCCAACTAGACCACCAAAGATTAGTAAGATGCAGCAAACCACCACACCTGAGATCAGAGCGCTCCGACTGTGACGACCACCTGATGGGAAAAGAAATAGAGCTACAGTAAGTGGAGACACACCAGATACACAAATATGAAGACTTTAACTACCacagtaatttaaaaacaacatgtcagctgattttaaagacatttcctctcttcttcacaGATTTGTACAGTTTTCTCACCTTTAACATCCGTCTCATCCGTTGGATCAGGAGTTTGGAGATGCAGCGGCGTCTCTGTTGTCCAGGTTTCATCAGACTTTGATtctggataaaaacacaagatttaTTATAATTTACAGCACAATACCAAAAAGTTACTGacaaaaagtatataaaaagtACTCAATCATGTAATTTTTGATACACAAGTCAAATCAATAGatctaaaaaagacaaatcttgGACCATCAACAACATCTGAAGAAActcaccaacaacaacaagttCAACAATTGCCGACTTCGCACTGCTCTCCAACTTGGGAACCAAACATCTGTATCTCCCTTCATCTGCCAGCGTCACGTTCATGATCTTGAGTGAAATGTTTCCGCGCTCCAGTTCATCTGTGAACAGCTCCGTCCTGTTGAGGTACGCTGGGATCTTCATGTCGAGGTCTTCCTTTCTGTGCCGGTAAAGATGGACGTACGCGACCCGACTCAGCCGATCTGAGGGGTCAGGCTTCAGATCGGGCTTCGACCACTCCACCGTCAGCCCCGTCACGTTGAACTCAGGGTCCAGGTGACAtggcaggatgacatcatcacctgGAGAAGCGATGATTGGCTGAGTTGACCCAATCACCTCAGACTGACCtggaaaatggaggaaaaattGAACCTTCTGAAAAGCGAGAGAAGTCTGGAATCTATTTTTCTGTATGTAACTgttgtttgtaatttgtaatgtcAGTATTGTCTTTTAGAATACACTTGAGTcattttgaatatatttcagttatctttgttgttttgtattattttaagaaGATAGCTTTATTGTGAAACAACCACTTTTATTTAGAAAGCCAGTTGCGCTGTTCTGATATACGTGAGACGAGAGAAATGAGCAGGTAAAGATGCACACGTGCTCCAGCTGAGATACATGCTAAATATCAACCTATTCAAGTGGTTGTGAAATGTTTAAGGACCCTCCAAGGACCAAGGATAATTCCCTTATTTGCAGAACGCAGCCAACGAggtaattcatgtttttgtctttattttatttggtgaGCTGTTTTCCACATGCTGTGAAGGTTTTTATTTTCGCTAACTTTGTccttatactgtgtgtgtgtgtctgtagttttcaCGGTGGATTTGGAGAGAAAGCTGCAAATAAACCTGTTGCAAGAAAGCCACTTGTGTTTGCCTCTGCTTCGAGGGAATTACACTGTATGTTGTATGTAGGAACGATATTATCTCAACTATATCTCAAACCTTTTCTGTAAATCCAAACTTCCAGTATCAATgactatatttttcatttacaatttaGAAACTTAACAAATGCTACAGAGAGCATGTTGCACTAAGGCTGAAACTAATTCTAATTTACTAACGATTGATCGgttgttattttcttgatttaattgttttggtctggaaaaaaaaatgagaaaaataaccTTCAGGCGAaagatagaaaattaatcaacaaccTGGAAATCAGAACCAGTGAATTTTCCactatgataaaaaaaaaaatcttgggttttggactatagtcagagaaaaacaagacattttgaagaTCAGTCATAGGTCTGGAAACTTGAGATGGACATAAATCACATTAATCAGTAGATGAActgataaagaaaacatttggtaGTTGCTGCTCTATTTTCCAGACATTAGCCTTCAATTATgccacactttaaaaaaaactatttattcatCATGTGACCAGCAGACAGATGACTGATAGACACTGAATTAGAGATTTAGACAACTGATAAGACGTTGTCGCTCATCCTTCCTTTGCAACTTAACTGTCAATAACTGAATCGTCAGGTCATCATCATGGTCACTGATGAATCATGTCAgcaaataaacagtaaaatcacacatttctCTCAGAAGAATATgacaagaataaaatatatgtaacagattatgtaaaataaaaacaaactattgtatattttgacttgcttgtttgttttgagttatAAACTGTAGGTTAGTTTATCCACATTTAGACTTAAGATCTATTACGTTTGTTACAAGTTTAATTAACGTTAGTGAAGGTTTAAAGACTTTAACATGTCGTATCAACACTACAAACATAAAGCAGTGGTTTTACATTAGATATGACGACTAGTTGAAGTTCACATTACAGTTTGTGGACACAGAAAATGAaccataaaacatattttcacatgttcactgtttcattcattcaagtgtCGCTCAGGTGAAACGAGTTAACAAGCgaataaaagagaaacatgtCAGTTTACCTTCAACCGGAGTCCAGACGATGAAAGTCagacagagaataaaaaaacaaaatgtaaacatgttacTAAACTGATAAAAGtccattttaaacatgtaaattagagacagacagagatgacGCGTCTGTAGAGCTGCTGAACTATGACTCACTCTACTGTTGCTCTGTAAACCATGAGGACGGAAGTTCCACTTTAACATGACGCATCATCATGTCATTTATCTTGACGAATGTTGTTGGCGTTTGTAGTGATTAGAtctggggtccgtttcacaaagcaggttcaacaaactctgcaGAGAATGACAGATGTTAGTTGAACTATGATGCAgtctttaacattttgaaacagtAGTCAATCTACATGTACCTGCGCATTTATGCTGTAAATGGACTTCCTATTCACATAATCGGCTTCATTATGTGAGGGAGCCGTGATGGGAATGTGTGTGCCGTCTATGCAGCCAATCACACTGGGAAATcctaaaagaaattaaaattactAATCCCAGTCTGAGGTTGCAGCACAGTGTCATTAACAGagtataatttaaaatgaatttaacagATCTCTACATCATTCACCTGCAATCCTGTGGAACTCCTCATTGATGGCTCTGACAAGTTTGTGTCCAGGGAAAATGACAAAGATGGGTAAAAGCCGTTTCAGGGCGAGGCAGACTTTTCTGACCGGCCTGCATACAGTTTCCTTACTCAAGTGCttacaaaaaacttccgtttgcaaagaaacgcagcgcgACGAGTTGTTATGTTATgattaggttgtgtatgtagatgatggactgtgacgtgaaacggtaccgctcaaaaagataatggtcTGGAAATGCCAGAGCATCTATGCGCGGTCTGATAACTATCTCCCGACGAATAGGcctatttaattctctgcgcagtaatgctgcaccttcatccacgggattgttatcaaaaggacatgccatgatGGTGAAAAAAGTCGCCacctactgtgcctaatggacttctaatatactgactctgattttttttaatgtttttctaaatgacagacggcagaactaggctacgccaaaactcgcctgctgactgaatgaatgaggaaatcaaatggagtgtgtggctctgaaagttgagaaaaacctggtcccaaccaggttaggttcatagagtctgttactacggtaactgaccgagagtttaagttacctctctctctgaaacaggctagagttatccctctttctctggtttgagttacctccctttttgaaacggaaaactcagagtttccctcatttcagggttaacagactgagttttcactaaacctgctttgtgaaacggaccccaggtgTAAATGTTAAACTCAAacttcatatttattattattctgatCCAATATATCTTCTCATCTGAGCTCCATACTGTATCTGCTTTGGTTTGAGAGTTGATGCAGCTCAAAAATCCCTCCGAAAGGTAAGAGGCAGAATTATTGACAAAGAAGTcgacatttttttatttacaaaaaaggTTTTTCACAATTAGGAAACTAGAGGCTACACAGTTTAAACAGAGCCTTTTAAtaccagaagaagaaacattgaCCCTCTCTTGTCCACAACATACATGTTTTtaaccactagatggagccacACACCAAGATTTAAGGTTTGCCAATGAACACTTTTAAAAGTGAGTTGCTGAAAAAGTTGATGAATAAAACTGAACCTGCATCTAATCTTGCAGGTCATGATGGTTTAACAATGAAGTGGAAATTCAAAAAGCCTTGTTGCTGCAGCTGGTTTGGTGAAACACAAGTTTAGATTCAAATTCTGAGGATTTTCTGAATGTCTTGATTCTGTAGCTCCATATCTTTGTGACATTTAGTGTGTTATTTTGCATGGTTACATAGTCATGACATAATGGTGATAATATTGTGTTATCTAGTTTGACAGTTAGTGACGATCCGGCTGGATTAAAACAAGACTATGAAACTTCTGTTAAAACTGCACACGCAGTAGAGAGAAGTCAACAGTTCTGCCTCAGTAATGTCACTCAACAATCTGTCTCTACAGTTAGCTGTCATTAGCCTCCACAAGCTACTTAACCTACTGCTGAGttaagctgcagcagcaaaacatgaTCATGGATACTTGAACTTTACCTTTATgattaaacagtttaaaaagttATCTGTTCAGCTGCTTTCAACAACATGAGGTCAGATTATaatcacacagcagacagagatTAAAGTCACAGCACAgcaatcatttaaaaatatgatttatttgtcAACTTGTCCCCACTTTATTCATCTAACAATGGtgttatttaaatcaaattttaaagAATGTAACATCTGACAAATGTCCTTGTAATAAAGTGCACAATAATGGAATAACATCCCCAAAATGAATGTAAGGGAGAACGGGGTAAACagagccaccccctttatctgggtaaccataaacaaaaagtaatcatatgaccacaaattaagaaagtatacTCAAGTATACTCAAGTGGTCAGCaaaccagagcaaaaaaaatgatttttgtcatgccaagtgaattcatcatgttactaaagttatcagtattgtatcttaattaaaaaaagatatattttggacattattacatgttaatttaagtctgtgtcagctacaaaacaaggtcatgaACATAACTatggatctgagccactgtgtaaaacagttttgttaaaatggaggttgtggggtaaaacgtgtcagtgatgttggggcaagttgagccaatggctcaatttacccccaaaattattttctgatattctagagactagagacactgtttt
Encoded proteins:
- the LOC122974215 gene encoding myelin-oligodendrocyte glycoprotein-like isoform X4; translated protein: MFTFCFFILCLTFIVWTPVEGQSEVIGSTQPIIASPGDDVILPCHLDPEFNVTGLTVEWSKPDLKPDPSDRLSRVAYVHLYRHRKEDLDMKIPAYLNRTELFTDELERGNISLKIMNVTLADEGRYRCLVPKLESSAKSAIVELVVGGRHSRSALISGVVVCCILLIFGGLVGGYLFKQRSQKPNHPI
- the LOC122974215 gene encoding myelin-oligodendrocyte glycoprotein-like isoform X3, whose protein sequence is MFTFCFFILCLTFIVWTPVEGQSEVIGSTQPIIASPGDDVILPCHLDPEFNVTGLTVEWSKPDLKPDPSDRLSRVAYVHLYRHRKEDLDMKIPAYLNRTELFTDELERGNISLKIMNVTLADEGRYRCLVPKLESSAKSAIVELVVVGGRHSRSALISGVVVCCILLIFGGLVGGYLFKQRSQKPNHPI
- the LOC122974215 gene encoding myelin-oligodendrocyte glycoprotein-like isoform X1, whose protein sequence is MFTFCFFILCLTFIVWTPVEGQSEVIGSTQPIIASPGDDVILPCHLDPEFNVTGLTVEWSKPDLKPDPSDRLSRVAYVHLYRHRKEDLDMKIPAYLNRTELFTDELERGNISLKIMNVTLADEGRYRCLVPKLESSAKSAIVELVVVESKSDETWTTETPLHLQTPDPTDETDVKGGRHSRSALISGVVVCCILLIFGGLVGGYLFKQRSQKPNHPI